The proteins below come from a single Alligator mississippiensis isolate rAllMis1 chromosome 2, rAllMis1, whole genome shotgun sequence genomic window:
- the LOC132248678 gene encoding uncharacterized protein LOC132248678: MALKSLYITLGYLSITQGGWEKNLYLQISHAVAQAGNKSDCWICSHSPAHLHQGIPMIGVPISLQQWGTINGGFIRHYLLAAHRSAPKEWRAAPTNWIISPRVEAPFCYRSNNTGAYNKATPVGHYPHCLTTLDYSPSSTSGILLGNVPSLNCTGFMVYNFSKEPHVALIANRLEFYIHSNFTSCNISRSGRIAAERGPSYTMHINRKCRIGHNNCRDLSTLSAPGLYWLCGNRAHKILPWNWVGACTLGRVIPGFEMHSAIYLEQVKNFNHHMKRAVNPLATRNTGFHRFVRTFIPWLGIRELELAIINISATMEAMGNATADAIQALQKEISQISQVTIQHRIALDYLLVSQGGVCALVNSTCCVYVNQDMRIETDIRKIRNQLRVLHQVASQNTD, encoded by the coding sequence atggcactgaaatccttatatatcacacttgggtatctcagtatcacccaaggggggtgggagaaaaatttgtatttgcagatctcccatgcggtggctcaagctggaaataaaagtgactgctggatatgctctcacagcccagcacacttacaccaaggaatcccaatgatcggagtaccaatatccctccagcaatggggaacaataaacggcggcttcatTAGACACTACttgttagctgcccatcggtccgctcctaaagaatggagggccgcccctactaactggataatctccccaagagtagaggcgcctttctgttacagatccaacaacaccggagcttataataaagccacacctgtaggacactaccctcattgcctaactactctagattatagccctagtagcaccagtggaatcctgttgggtaacgtaccctctctcaattgtacaggattcatggtctacaacttttctaaggaacctcatgttgctctcattgcaaacagattggaattttacattcactccaattttacttcttgtaatatatctcggtccggcaggatagcagctgaacgtggaccgtcctatacaatgcatatcaatcgaaagtgccggatagggcacaacaactgtcgagatttgagtaccctttctgccccaggcctttactggctctgcggaaacagggctcataaaatcttgccctggaattgggtgggggcatgcactcttggacgtgttatccctggtttcgaaatgcatagtgcaatatatctggaacaagtaaaaaatttcaaccatcacatgaaaagggcggttaaccccttagctaccagaaacacagggttccatcgatttgtgagaaccttcataccgtggcttggaataagagaattggaactagccataattaacatttcagccacaatggaagctatgggaaatgccactgcggatgcaattcaggctctgcaaaaagagatctcccagatctcacaagtaactatacaacaccgcatagccctagattacctattggtatcccagggaggagtatgtgccttagtaaactccacctgttgtgtctatgtcaatcaggacatgcgaatcgaaactgacattcgcaaaatccgaaatcagttaagggtcctacatcaagtggcctcacaAAATACTGACTga